One window of the Balaenoptera ricei isolate mBalRic1 chromosome X, mBalRic1.hap2, whole genome shotgun sequence genome contains the following:
- the UXT gene encoding protein UXT isoform X1, whose translation MVFPLLIPQEPIMATPPKRRAVEATAEKVLRYEAFISDVLQRDLRKVLDHRDKVYEQLAKYLQLRNVIERLQEANHSELYMQVDLGCNFFVDTVVPDTSRIYVALGYGFFLELTLAEALRFIDRKSSLLTELSNSLTKDSMNIKAHIHMLLEGLRELQGLQNFPEPHH comes from the exons ATGGTCTTCCCCCTCCTCATTCCTCAGGAGCCCATCATGGCGACGCCCCCTAAACGGCGGGCGGTGGAGGCCACCGCGGAGAAGGTGCTGCGCTACGAGGCTTTCATCTCTGACGTGCTGCAGCGGGACCTGAG AAAGGTGCTGGACCATCGCGACAAGGTGTATGAGCAGCTGGCCAAATACCTTCAACTGAGAAATGTCATTGAGCGACTCCAG GAAGCTAATCACTCGGAGTTATATATGCAGGTGGATTTGGGCTGTAACTTCTTCGTTGACACAGTGGT CCCAGACACTTCACGGATCTATGTGGCCCTTGGATATGGTTTTTTCCTGGAGTTGACACTGGCAGAAGCTCTCAGGTTCATTGATCGTAAGAGCAGTCTCCTCACAGA gctCAGCAACAGCCTCACCAAGGACTCCATGAATATCAAGGCCCATATCCACATGTTGCTAGAG GGGCTTAGAGAACTACAAGGCCTGCAGAATTTCCCGGAGCCTCACCATTGA
- the UXT gene encoding protein UXT isoform X2 — protein sequence MATPPKRRAVEATAEKVLRYEAFISDVLQRDLRKVLDHRDKVYEQLAKYLQLRNVIERLQEANHSELYMQVDLGCNFFVDTVVPDTSRIYVALGYGFFLELTLAEALRFIDRKSSLLTELSNSLTKDSMNIKAHIHMLLEGLRELQGLQNFPEPHH from the exons ATGGCGACGCCCCCTAAACGGCGGGCGGTGGAGGCCACCGCGGAGAAGGTGCTGCGCTACGAGGCTTTCATCTCTGACGTGCTGCAGCGGGACCTGAG AAAGGTGCTGGACCATCGCGACAAGGTGTATGAGCAGCTGGCCAAATACCTTCAACTGAGAAATGTCATTGAGCGACTCCAG GAAGCTAATCACTCGGAGTTATATATGCAGGTGGATTTGGGCTGTAACTTCTTCGTTGACACAGTGGT CCCAGACACTTCACGGATCTATGTGGCCCTTGGATATGGTTTTTTCCTGGAGTTGACACTGGCAGAAGCTCTCAGGTTCATTGATCGTAAGAGCAGTCTCCTCACAGA gctCAGCAACAGCCTCACCAAGGACTCCATGAATATCAAGGCCCATATCCACATGTTGCTAGAG GGGCTTAGAGAACTACAAGGCCTGCAGAATTTCCCGGAGCCTCACCATTGA